A genomic stretch from Candidatus Nitrososphaera gargensis Ga9.2 includes:
- the sepF gene encoding cell division protein SepF, translating into MKALTLRDISDIAAIKEDIKKHMIVILKVTPLAQKDVEELRKVVEELYSYSQSVGGDIARLGEERVVITPPGVKIWRGAYDLK; encoded by the coding sequence TTGAAGGCTCTTACGCTGCGCGATATCAGCGACATTGCTGCAATAAAGGAAGACATCAAAAAGCACATGATCGTGATCTTGAAGGTAACGCCCTTGGCCCAGAAAGATGTCGAAGAATTGCGCAAGGTCGTTGAAGAGCTGTACTCTTATTCCCAGTCAGTAGGCGGCGACATTGCAAGGCTGGGCGAAGAGCGCGTCGTCATCACGCCGCCCGGCGTCAAGATATGGCGCGGCGCTTACGACCTAAAGTAG
- a CDS encoding TRAM domain-containing protein translates to MEDSSSYGGSDSGGYRGGSGGSRRFGGNRFGGPRPFRPSPVRVGEEYDVKIESMSKRGDSGVARVQGLVIFVAGTKVGDSVKIRITKVGRGYATAEVAGQAALAGEAASEAPAAAEEPEGGVESETEEEAEEEKTKE, encoded by the coding sequence TTGGAAGACAGCTCTAGTTACGGTGGTAGCGACAGCGGCGGCTACCGCGGAGGCTCTGGCGGCAGTAGAAGGTTTGGCGGAAACAGATTTGGCGGCCCAAGGCCATTCAGGCCGTCGCCTGTGCGGGTAGGAGAAGAATACGATGTCAAGATCGAGTCGATGAGCAAGAGAGGCGATAGCGGAGTTGCAAGAGTCCAAGGTCTGGTGATTTTTGTCGCCGGCACAAAGGTAGGAGATAGCGTCAAGATCAGGATAACAAAAGTAGGGCGCGGGTACGCTACCGCCGAAGTGGCCGGTCAGGCTGCTCTGGCTGGCGAGGCCGCATCAGAGGCACCGGCAGCGGCAGAAGAGCCCGAAGGCGGCGTGGAATCAGAGACTGAAGAGGAAGCGGAAGAGGAAAAGACCAAAGAATAA
- the pheT gene encoding phenylalanine--tRNA ligase subunit beta translates to MPVVNMSVERLKKFIPGVKVDKVLDMLPFVALDIEGIDDNNNVIRVEYNPNRPDFSSDYGIARALRGLLEIETGLPKFRIAGKSGAAVKVDPTVKKIRPHIVALVARNSKLDDETIKQLIAMQEDLHNGIGRRRKKASIGIHNLDAIKFPVTYKAVDGDYSFEPLGESSSRSIDQILKESEAGRQYGHILEGSGRHYYPVIIDSDGMTLSFPPIINGNATKVDESCRNLFVEVTATDQKAAEDVLAIIAVTLYDAGFEIRTVAVGAGKRAETPQMKPKVISADIDYINSILGLTLDARQVVKCLKKSRLDARAAGKRIACTVPRYRTDISHPIDIAEEVAIGYGIFNIEPVFPASPTAGQKNSLSTYFEAIRETLTGLGMLESLSFSLTSKEVQYEAFGITTGRDALSVDGSKSIEHEILRDSLIPSLLQSLSRNVHEEYPQRLFEIGKTFRKDDSITESWNVGAVIAHADAGYTEIRSAMQALIRSCFDKDTTTKTSSSPMFMEGRCAEIVIDGAVAGTIGEVTPLALENFKLRVPAAAFEIDLSKLLP, encoded by the coding sequence ATGCCAGTTGTAAATATGTCAGTCGAACGGCTGAAAAAGTTCATCCCCGGTGTCAAGGTGGACAAGGTGCTAGATATGTTGCCCTTTGTCGCGCTGGACATCGAAGGCATTGACGACAATAATAATGTAATCAGGGTAGAGTACAACCCAAACAGACCAGACTTTTCTTCAGACTATGGCATAGCAAGGGCTCTCCGCGGCCTGCTTGAAATCGAGACCGGCCTTCCAAAATTCAGGATAGCCGGAAAAAGCGGGGCGGCGGTAAAGGTGGATCCTACTGTCAAGAAGATAAGGCCCCACATCGTGGCGCTTGTGGCAAGGAACAGCAAGCTGGACGACGAGACGATCAAGCAGTTGATCGCGATGCAGGAGGACCTTCACAACGGGATCGGCAGGAGGCGCAAGAAAGCGTCGATCGGGATCCACAACCTTGATGCTATCAAGTTCCCAGTGACATACAAGGCAGTCGACGGCGACTATTCGTTTGAGCCGCTTGGCGAGTCTTCGTCCCGCTCAATAGATCAGATCTTGAAAGAATCTGAAGCAGGCAGGCAGTACGGCCATATCTTGGAAGGGTCTGGCAGGCATTATTATCCTGTCATTATCGACAGTGACGGCATGACACTTTCGTTTCCCCCTATAATCAACGGCAACGCGACAAAGGTGGACGAGAGCTGCCGCAACCTCTTTGTCGAAGTTACTGCGACAGACCAAAAGGCAGCCGAAGACGTGCTTGCGATCATTGCAGTCACGCTCTATGATGCCGGCTTTGAGATAAGGACTGTGGCTGTTGGCGCTGGCAAAAGAGCTGAAACGCCCCAGATGAAGCCAAAGGTCATCTCTGCCGACATTGACTACATCAACAGCATACTTGGCCTGACGCTTGATGCTAGGCAGGTGGTCAAGTGCCTGAAGAAGAGCAGGCTGGACGCAAGAGCAGCTGGCAAGAGAATTGCCTGCACCGTGCCGCGCTACCGCACAGACATCAGCCACCCGATAGATATCGCAGAAGAGGTGGCCATAGGCTATGGCATATTCAACATCGAACCGGTGTTCCCAGCTTCGCCGACAGCGGGCCAGAAAAATTCGCTTTCCACATACTTTGAAGCGATAAGGGAAACCTTGACAGGGCTTGGCATGCTCGAATCGCTCAGTTTTTCGCTGACAAGCAAAGAGGTGCAGTACGAAGCGTTTGGCATTACTACTGGCAGGGACGCGCTGTCAGTCGACGGCTCCAAGAGCATCGAACATGAGATCCTGCGCGATTCGCTCATTCCATCGCTTCTCCAGTCGCTTTCGCGCAACGTGCATGAAGAATATCCGCAGCGACTGTTCGAGATAGGTAAGACCTTCCGCAAAGATGACTCGATAACAGAGAGTTGGAATGTCGGCGCGGTCATAGCCCATGCCGACGCGGGCTACACCGAGATAAGGTCTGCAATGCAGGCTCTGATCAGGTCATGCTTTGACAAGGACACCACCACGAAGACATCTTCAAGCCCGATGTTCATGGAAGGCAGGTGTGCCGAAATAGTCATCGATGGTGCAGTGGCGGGCACGATAGGCGAGGTCACACCGCTGGCACTTGAGAATTTCAAGCTGAGGGTGCCTGCTGCTGCGTTTGAGATAGACCTATCAAAACTTTTACCGTAG
- a CDS encoding tryptophan--tRNA ligase yields the protein MDPEDQSIASSNDDFKVTPWEVEGEVDYGKLIEKFGTQPITPELLQKVKGMTGEVHPMLKLGYFFSHRDFDWILDKKIKGENFYLYTGRGPSGMVHMGHLMPWMFTKYLQDKFDSKLLFQLTDDEKFLYGQDRTREEIARYTYENILDIIAIGFNPKKTKIIVDTKHIQHLYPIATEVAKRITFSTARAVFGFSNSTNIGMIGFPPVQAAPCFLPSVIEGKPTPVLIPAAIDQDPYWRMTRDVADRMGYYKPAQIHSKFLPGLGMLGKMSSSKPETAIFTTDDPEVVDRKVSTAFTGGQPTVALQRQLGANALGCPVFWYLRYFFDTEKQSDERMLKCRSGNLLCGECKADLTKGAKPFVVEFKKRREKAKDVVDRFMYDEKPFSK from the coding sequence ATGGATCCAGAAGATCAGAGCATTGCCAGCAGCAACGACGACTTTAAGGTTACGCCTTGGGAGGTCGAGGGTGAAGTTGACTATGGCAAGCTGATCGAAAAGTTTGGCACGCAGCCAATAACGCCTGAACTGCTGCAAAAGGTCAAGGGCATGACAGGCGAGGTGCACCCGATGCTAAAGCTGGGCTACTTTTTCTCCCATCGCGACTTTGACTGGATCCTTGACAAAAAGATCAAGGGCGAAAACTTTTACCTCTACACAGGCAGGGGTCCATCAGGCATGGTCCACATGGGGCACCTCATGCCGTGGATGTTTACAAAATACCTGCAGGACAAATTTGACTCCAAGCTGCTGTTCCAGCTGACAGACGACGAAAAGTTCCTCTACGGGCAGGACAGAACAAGGGAAGAAATCGCGCGCTATACCTATGAAAACATCCTTGATATCATTGCAATCGGCTTTAACCCAAAAAAGACCAAGATCATTGTGGATACAAAGCATATCCAGCACCTCTACCCGATTGCGACCGAAGTCGCCAAGAGGATCACATTTTCCACCGCAAGGGCGGTCTTTGGATTTTCAAATTCGACCAACATTGGCATGATAGGCTTTCCGCCGGTGCAGGCAGCACCATGCTTCCTGCCTTCAGTCATAGAAGGCAAGCCGACGCCAGTTCTGATACCCGCCGCAATCGATCAGGATCCGTACTGGCGCATGACAAGGGATGTTGCCGACAGGATGGGCTACTACAAGCCTGCCCAGATACACAGCAAGTTCCTGCCCGGCCTTGGCATGCTAGGCAAGATGTCGTCATCCAAGCCCGAGACTGCAATCTTTACGACAGACGATCCCGAAGTTGTTGACAGGAAGGTCTCGACAGCGTTCACCGGCGGCCAGCCTACAGTTGCATTGCAGAGGCAGCTTGGCGCAAACGCCCTTGGCTGCCCAGTCTTTTGGTACTTGCGCTACTTTTTCGATACCGAAAAACAATCAGACGAGCGCATGCTCAAATGCAGAAGCGGCAACCTGCTCTGCGGTGAATGCAAGGCCGACCTCACGAAGGGGGCCAAGCCATTCGTGGTAGAGTTCAAGAAGCGCCGCGAAAAGGCCAAGGATGTAGTAGACAGATTCATGTACGACGAGAAGCCGTTTTCGAAATGA
- a CDS encoding beta-CASP ribonuclease aCPSF1 has product MQRKSPYQESASQNIMAVILQSLPQESGLTKIEYEGPRIALYSKNPSYLMQNSQLVSNMVNTIKKRIVIRTDESIRKPQDESAKIISENIPKEAGVAGTLFDAVLGEAVVFAKKPWMLAQVGEDFDNIELAEKTGWKVRIRKAPQNMGLIEALYRTLGEAVGERTKFYREVGDKIFRDKLSESAEASLMTLGGFAEVGRSCMLLTTSESKVLLDCGLNIYAKDSLAAMPRFDAAGIGMEEIDAVVLSHAHMDHTGFLPALFKYGYSGPVYCTEPTLLLMSMLQRDYVRRSGNAALYSEKDIDSAVIHTITLTHGIVTDISPDVKLVLSNSGHILGSTSVHLHIGNGDHNLVYTGDMKFGRTLALENASWNFPRVETMIIESTYGGKEDIMCPREEAEARLASAISKTVSAGGHVLLPVPVIGISQEILLVLDRFMKGVQARVLVEKSISEATAVYEAYPEFLSKEVRQRVLESETSQFGSQFSIVESESLKNGSSEPAVILAPSSMLIGGPSVGYLKQIAGDPHNRLIMLSYQAVDTPGRIIQDGARQVTIKGEMINLQCQVERIDGFGSHSDYNQAMEYVKRLRPKLRRVLVNHGERQKAQNLASSINKFFKIQTQHPLVQEAIKLL; this is encoded by the coding sequence ATGCAGCGTAAATCGCCTTACCAAGAATCTGCAAGCCAGAACATCATGGCAGTGATACTGCAGAGTCTGCCACAGGAATCGGGCCTGACAAAGATAGAGTACGAAGGCCCGCGCATCGCGCTCTACTCAAAGAACCCGAGCTACCTGATGCAGAACAGCCAGCTTGTCTCAAACATGGTCAACACGATAAAAAAGAGGATCGTCATACGCACGGACGAGTCGATAAGAAAGCCTCAGGACGAGTCGGCCAAGATAATTTCAGAAAACATTCCAAAAGAGGCCGGCGTCGCCGGCACGTTGTTTGACGCTGTTCTGGGCGAAGCGGTGGTGTTTGCAAAAAAACCCTGGATGCTGGCGCAGGTGGGAGAGGATTTTGACAACATCGAGCTTGCAGAAAAGACCGGGTGGAAGGTGCGGATCAGAAAGGCGCCACAGAATATGGGCCTGATTGAAGCGCTCTACCGGACTCTGGGCGAGGCAGTGGGTGAGCGCACCAAATTTTACCGCGAGGTTGGCGACAAGATATTCCGGGACAAGCTTAGCGAATCAGCAGAGGCCAGCCTGATGACGCTTGGAGGGTTTGCCGAAGTTGGCAGGTCCTGCATGCTGCTCACCACTTCTGAAAGCAAGGTCCTGCTTGACTGCGGCCTGAACATATATGCCAAGGACTCGCTTGCCGCTATGCCCCGGTTTGATGCCGCAGGCATTGGGATGGAAGAGATTGATGCAGTGGTGCTTAGCCACGCGCACATGGATCACACCGGCTTTTTGCCCGCGCTCTTCAAGTACGGCTACAGCGGACCTGTTTACTGCACCGAGCCCACTTTGCTGCTGATGAGCATGCTCCAGCGGGACTATGTTAGGCGCTCAGGCAATGCTGCACTTTACTCGGAAAAGGACATCGACAGCGCTGTCATACACACCATAACGTTGACACATGGGATTGTGACAGACATTTCACCTGACGTCAAGCTGGTGCTCTCAAACTCGGGCCACATCTTGGGCTCGACTTCTGTCCACCTGCATATTGGAAACGGCGACCACAACCTTGTCTACACAGGCGACATGAAATTTGGCAGGACACTTGCGCTTGAAAACGCTTCTTGGAACTTTCCACGCGTCGAGACCATGATAATTGAAAGCACGTATGGGGGCAAGGAAGACATCATGTGCCCAAGGGAAGAGGCCGAGGCCCGCCTTGCCAGCGCGATAAGCAAGACCGTTTCGGCGGGAGGCCACGTGCTGCTGCCCGTGCCGGTGATAGGTATTTCACAGGAAATCCTACTTGTGCTTGACAGGTTCATGAAAGGGGTGCAGGCCCGAGTGCTTGTAGAAAAATCCATTTCAGAAGCAACTGCCGTCTATGAAGCGTACCCAGAGTTCCTGTCAAAAGAGGTGCGCCAGCGGGTGCTCGAGTCAGAGACAAGCCAGTTTGGCTCGCAGTTTTCAATTGTAGAATCCGAGTCGCTCAAGAACGGCAGCAGCGAGCCCGCAGTGATACTTGCTCCTTCATCGATGCTTATTGGAGGGCCGTCGGTTGGATATTTGAAGCAAATAGCCGGCGACCCGCACAACAGGCTGATCATGCTGTCGTACCAGGCAGTCGATACGCCGGGCAGGATCATTCAGGACGGGGCACGCCAGGTCACGATCAAGGGCGAAATGATAAACCTGCAGTGTCAGGTCGAAAGGATAGACGGCTTTGGCAGCCATAGCGACTACAACCAGGCGATGGAATACGTCAAGAGGCTCAGGCCAAAACTCCGGCGCGTCCTTGTCAACCACGGCGAGCGGCAAAAGGCGCAGAACCTTGCAAGCTCGATAAATAAGTTCTTCAAAATCCAGACGCAGCATCCGCTTGTGCAAGAAGCGATAAAGCTACTTTAG
- the pheS gene encoding phenylalanine--tRNA ligase subunit alpha — MSSAPTLHPIERSILKALANNDSDAGSLAASTGLSIDQVRRGIEWLKFKNLISISESSILKVQLGSEGAAAIANGLPERRLVNAVKQGKATIGEILTSGTVKNEEVNAAIAGARRNQWIQFVEGRMEATALAEKQSAEETFLANLKNGTAAEVGKMTESEKKILEQLKKRPNYVEIKEEKESRISLTGAGRALIPTLDEGQGERRLTSEMITSGRWKQTKFSALDVEAPAPAVYPGRRHPLIDIIEEVKEIFVGLGFSEIDGPMVQSGFWNFDALFTPQDHPAREMQDTFYISGQRQHIPASDEQKKRIAKVHEKGWGSKWDIKEAERVVLRTHTTPVTLRHLATIKPEVGRYFSVGRVFRNEKVSYKHLVEFHQVEGVATAPRASLRDLMGLQKEFYAKMGIKKVKFWPTFFPYTEPSLQSMVYNERLEKWVELFGMGIFRPEVTEPLGIKNPVLAWGGGLERIAMLRFGLDDVRELYGNRLAWLRSVPRCQL, encoded by the coding sequence ATGAGTAGCGCGCCGACACTGCACCCAATCGAGCGATCAATACTCAAGGCTCTGGCCAATAATGATTCCGATGCCGGCTCACTTGCAGCAAGCACTGGCCTTTCCATCGATCAGGTAAGGCGCGGCATTGAGTGGCTCAAGTTCAAGAATCTCATCTCGATTAGCGAGTCATCAATACTCAAAGTACAGCTCGGCTCTGAAGGGGCGGCGGCAATTGCAAACGGGCTGCCTGAAAGAAGGCTGGTTAATGCGGTAAAGCAAGGCAAGGCCACTATAGGGGAGATTCTTACCAGCGGCACGGTAAAGAACGAAGAAGTGAATGCAGCAATTGCTGGCGCGCGGCGCAACCAGTGGATCCAGTTTGTCGAAGGCAGGATGGAGGCGACCGCGCTGGCTGAAAAGCAATCTGCGGAAGAGACTTTCCTTGCGAACCTGAAGAACGGGACAGCAGCAGAAGTTGGCAAGATGACTGAGAGCGAAAAGAAAATCCTTGAGCAGCTGAAAAAGCGGCCCAACTATGTCGAAATCAAGGAAGAAAAAGAGTCGAGAATTTCGCTTACCGGTGCCGGGAGGGCGCTCATTCCTACCCTTGATGAAGGACAGGGAGAGCGCCGCCTCACCTCTGAAATGATTACATCAGGCAGATGGAAGCAGACAAAGTTCAGCGCGCTGGATGTCGAGGCGCCTGCGCCGGCGGTCTACCCGGGAAGACGCCACCCACTAATTGACATCATTGAAGAGGTCAAGGAGATCTTTGTCGGGCTCGGGTTTAGTGAAATAGATGGTCCGATGGTGCAGTCGGGATTCTGGAACTTTGACGCGCTGTTTACGCCACAAGACCACCCTGCAAGGGAGATGCAGGACACATTCTACATTTCAGGCCAAAGACAGCACATACCAGCGAGCGATGAGCAGAAAAAAAGGATTGCCAAAGTTCACGAGAAAGGATGGGGCAGCAAGTGGGACATCAAGGAAGCCGAGCGCGTGGTTCTGCGCACTCACACCACTCCTGTCACGCTACGACACCTTGCGACGATCAAGCCAGAAGTCGGCCGGTACTTTTCTGTCGGCCGGGTTTTCAGGAACGAAAAAGTATCGTACAAACATCTCGTAGAATTCCACCAAGTCGAAGGCGTTGCCACTGCGCCGCGTGCATCGCTGCGCGACCTGATGGGCCTGCAAAAAGAGTTCTACGCAAAGATGGGAATAAAGAAGGTCAAGTTCTGGCCCACGTTCTTTCCGTACACAGAGCCGTCGCTGCAGAGCATGGTCTACAATGAAAGGCTGGAAAAGTGGGTCGAGCTATTTGGCATGGGAATTTTCAGGCCTGAAGTGACAGAGCCGCTTGGCATCAAAAACCCGGTGCTTGCATGGGGAGGAGGACTTGAGAGGATTGCCATGCTTCGCTTTGGACTGGACGACGTTCGCGAGCTTTACGGCAACAGGCTTGCATGGCTCAGGAGCGTGCCAAGATGCCAGTTGTAA
- a CDS encoding SRPBCC family protein: MRTFRHTFTVNAGIDKVWDFYTDINHLQVISPPGMQIRLVKTTHQKLIEGSEVWLTGILLTRSSWHSKITSLAPYRYVDEMLSGRFHVWKHVHGFRKVDGNNNTATEVIDEIDFELHYGMLGRIFEGYVYSQLEKIFAYRKQATIKALEKNI; this comes from the coding sequence GTGCGCACGTTCCGCCACACATTTACAGTGAACGCAGGCATCGACAAAGTCTGGGATTTTTACACTGACATCAACCACTTGCAGGTCATCTCTCCGCCGGGCATGCAGATAAGGCTGGTCAAGACTACACACCAAAAACTGATAGAGGGGTCTGAGGTGTGGTTGACTGGCATATTGTTGACAAGGAGCAGTTGGCACTCAAAGATCACGTCGCTTGCGCCATACCGGTATGTCGATGAAATGCTCTCTGGCCGGTTCCATGTATGGAAGCATGTGCATGGTTTTCGCAAAGTCGACGGCAACAATAATACTGCTACAGAAGTGATAGATGAGATAGACTTTGAGCTCCACTACGGCATGCTTGGCAGGATCTTTGAAGGCTATGTCTACTCGCAGCTGGAAAAGATATTTGCATATAGAAAGCAGGCCACGATAAAGGCGCTGGAAAAAAACATCTAG
- a CDS encoding endonuclease dU — MRPPAHRVHPEKKGIRVLGIAESFKKSGEKSTLAGVVMRRDLIIDGMAFGSATIEGDDATDSIISMHRSLERDDINCMLLDGLVISMYNIIDGERVATETGLPIIAITFEDSDGLEGSIKHHFDDDKWQSKLEQYRKLGRRERIMLKTGKSLFIRYWGLSQKRAVAILNSFTLQGSVPEPIKVAKLAARSHANALN; from the coding sequence TTGCGGCCGCCAGCCCACAGGGTCCACCCGGAGAAAAAAGGGATCAGGGTCCTTGGCATTGCAGAAAGTTTCAAGAAATCTGGCGAAAAATCGACCCTTGCTGGCGTTGTCATGCGGCGCGACCTGATAATAGATGGCATGGCGTTTGGCAGCGCAACTATAGAGGGGGACGACGCGACCGACAGCATCATTTCTATGCACAGGTCACTTGAAAGGGACGACATCAACTGCATGCTGCTTGATGGCCTCGTGATCAGCATGTACAACATTATCGACGGAGAAAGGGTCGCCACCGAGACAGGACTTCCCATAATAGCGATAACGTTTGAAGACTCAGATGGACTTGAGGGTAGCATAAAGCACCACTTCGACGACGACAAGTGGCAGAGCAAGCTGGAACAGTACCGGAAGCTGGGCAGGCGGGAGCGGATTATGCTAAAGACCGGCAAGAGCCTCTTCATCAGGTACTGGGGCCTGAGCCAAAAGAGAGCCGTTGCAATCCTGAACTCCTTCACCCTGCAAGGGTCCGTGCCGGAGCCAATCAAGGTGGCCAAGCTGGCGGCGCGGTCGCATGCCAATGCTTTAAATTAG
- a CDS encoding DUF814 domain-containing protein: MSQQNGDNKPVAKKKPKAIALLSGGLDSSLAVRMMLEQGVDVEAVAIKTPFCDFDCGKGCGHRVKEVADELGIKLKTVYFGEEYLRMLKNPKHGYGSGMNPCIDCRGMMYNAAKEHMEKTGADFVITGEVLFQRPMSQNNRALHIIESETGMEGKVLRPLSAKHLPPTDAEKSGLIKRENMGDIKGRSRKGQLELAKRFGMAEPPNAAGGCLLTDPAFSKRIEDIMDHCSDIPSLNDIELLKVGRHFRLTPDAKLVVGRNKDENEVIRALVTEGDVVIEAKDHVGPTCILRGKHDNKILAKCAAIVLRYSDAPKDVESKVRIIITADDREMETTAVPAESSAVDALRI, translated from the coding sequence ATGTCGCAGCAAAACGGCGATAACAAACCGGTCGCAAAGAAAAAGCCCAAGGCTATTGCCCTGCTGTCTGGCGGCCTTGACAGCAGCCTGGCTGTAAGGATGATGCTAGAGCAAGGAGTCGATGTTGAGGCTGTTGCTATAAAGACGCCGTTTTGCGACTTTGACTGCGGCAAGGGCTGCGGCCACCGTGTAAAAGAAGTAGCCGACGAACTGGGCATTAAGTTAAAGACCGTGTATTTTGGCGAAGAATACCTCCGCATGCTAAAGAACCCAAAGCACGGCTACGGCTCTGGCATGAACCCATGCATAGACTGCAGGGGCATGATGTACAACGCCGCAAAGGAGCACATGGAAAAGACAGGTGCGGACTTCGTCATCACTGGCGAAGTGCTGTTCCAGCGGCCGATGAGCCAGAACAACCGTGCGCTGCACATCATTGAAAGTGAAACTGGCATGGAGGGCAAGGTGCTGCGCCCGCTGTCTGCAAAGCACCTGCCGCCAACAGACGCTGAAAAATCCGGATTGATAAAACGTGAAAACATGGGTGATATCAAAGGCAGGTCGAGAAAAGGTCAGCTGGAGCTGGCAAAACGCTTTGGCATGGCCGAGCCACCAAATGCTGCTGGCGGATGCTTGCTGACAGACCCGGCGTTTTCAAAGCGCATCGAGGACATTATGGATCATTGCAGCGATATCCCATCGCTCAACGATATCGAGCTTTTGAAGGTTGGCAGGCACTTTCGGCTCACGCCCGATGCAAAGCTGGTAGTCGGCAGGAACAAGGACGAAAACGAAGTGATAAGAGCGCTTGTCACAGAAGGTGATGTTGTCATAGAGGCCAAGGATCACGTCGGGCCGACATGCATACTGCGTGGCAAGCATGACAATAAGATCTTGGCAAAATGCGCCGCCATTGTCTTACGATACTCTGATGCTCCCAAGGACGTTGAGTCAAAGGTCAGGATAATAATAACCGCGGATGACCGCGAGATGGAGACAACAGCAGTGCCAGCCGAAAGTTCTGCTGTTGATGCCCTACGCATCTAG
- a CDS encoding NAD(P)-dependent glycerol-1-phosphate dehydrogenase — protein MELPRKILIGGGVVSEVGSLVRSLDASATEVAIITGAVVKARAGRECDSSLEKALLKSSWYVVSDASMDTVTRLQNKIADKELDFVIGFGGGRSVDVAKMTAFKIGKPFLSVPTSASHDGISSPFVSVRGTDKPHSVKANTPIGVVADTRLMSRAPPRLLAGGCGDLVAKITAVKDWELGRDEKGEYFGSYAANLAYMSAKIILDESEKLKHKSQFSIRTIVEALISAGVAACIAGSSRPCSGAEHLFSHAVEYVAGPSYGLHGERVGLGTIMMAKLHGLDWEKIAATLEKVGAPTKAKQIGLTDEHVVKALTSAQSLRPDRYTILSKIKLDEKSAHRLAKSTRVI, from the coding sequence ATGGAGTTGCCAAGAAAAATACTCATAGGCGGCGGCGTTGTTTCAGAAGTTGGATCGCTTGTCAGGTCGCTTGATGCAAGCGCGACCGAGGTGGCAATCATTACAGGCGCGGTCGTCAAGGCGAGGGCCGGTCGCGAGTGCGATTCGTCACTTGAAAAAGCATTGCTCAAGAGCTCGTGGTACGTTGTAAGCGACGCGTCCATGGATACGGTCACAAGGCTGCAGAACAAAATAGCCGACAAGGAGCTCGATTTCGTAATAGGGTTTGGTGGCGGTCGGTCGGTCGATGTCGCAAAAATGACTGCCTTCAAGATAGGCAAGCCCTTTCTGAGCGTGCCCACATCGGCGTCCCATGACGGCATATCAAGCCCCTTCGTCTCTGTCAGGGGGACCGACAAGCCCCATTCTGTAAAGGCAAACACGCCTATTGGCGTGGTCGCAGACACCCGCCTGATGTCTCGGGCGCCGCCGCGGCTGCTTGCAGGTGGCTGCGGCGACCTGGTTGCCAAGATAACTGCGGTCAAGGACTGGGAGCTCGGGCGCGACGAGAAGGGGGAGTACTTTGGCAGCTACGCGGCCAACCTTGCCTACATGAGCGCCAAGATAATCCTTGACGAATCTGAAAAGTTGAAACACAAGAGCCAGTTCAGCATACGCACCATCGTCGAGGCGCTGATAAGCGCTGGCGTTGCGGCATGCATTGCTGGCAGCAGCAGGCCATGCTCCGGGGCAGAGCACCTCTTCAGCCACGCCGTTGAATACGTGGCAGGACCGAGCTACGGGCTGCACGGCGAGCGTGTTGGCCTTGGCACGATAATGATGGCAAAACTGCACGGTCTTGATTGGGAAAAGATTGCGGCGACTCTAGAAAAAGTCGGCGCGCCCACCAAGGCAAAACAGATTGGCCTGACGGACGAGCACGTGGTAAAAGCGCTCACTTCGGCGCAATCCCTACGGCCCGACAGGTACACGATCCTGAGCAAGATAAAGCTGGACGAGAAATCGGCTCATCGGCTGGCCAAATCGACCAGAGTGATCTAG
- a CDS encoding phosphopantetheine adenylyltransferase produces MAEKFAVVATGGTFDEIHVGHIALLSRAFQAGRKVIIGVSSDEFAKKRGKRLNHNFDQRVKNLKEMIKKEFGDASYEIAKLDGDFGPAVTTGDVGALVASSETQSKGDLLNEMRAKGGLKPVEVIAVELVKAEDGSPISSTRIRAGEIDSRGKLLKRR; encoded by the coding sequence TTGGCCGAAAAATTCGCAGTTGTCGCCACTGGCGGCACGTTTGACGAAATACACGTTGGCCACATCGCCCTGCTGTCCAGAGCATTCCAGGCAGGCAGGAAGGTGATAATCGGGGTTTCAAGCGACGAGTTTGCGAAAAAGAGGGGCAAGAGGCTCAACCACAATTTCGACCAGAGGGTCAAAAACCTGAAGGAGATGATCAAGAAAGAGTTTGGCGACGCCAGCTATGAAATCGCCAAGCTGGACGGTGACTTTGGGCCAGCGGTGACTACAGGCGACGTTGGGGCGCTCGTGGCAAGCAGCGAGACGCAGTCCAAAGGAGATCTCCTCAATGAGATGCGCGCCAAGGGAGGATTAAAGCCGGTAGAGGTAATCGCAGTCGAGCTGGTCAAGGCTGAGGACGGCTCGCCAATATCATCGACGCGTATCAGGGCTGGTGAAATAGACAGCCGCGGCAAGTTGTTAAAACGCAGGTAA